The stretch of DNA CATAGCGCGCTCTCAAGGTTTGGGACCTGCGTCCAATCacccgccgccgcccgctGATCCACCAAAGTCATGTTTGAGCATCTCCTGCCCGAGTGCTGGCTTACACCTATAGCATGGCCAAGCTTCCAAACGAATGAGCTGGTCCCTGCCCGTTGCGGATCACGCCGCTCCACACTGGTGAGCCGCCTCCCAGGATAATTTCTCGATACAATTTCGCATGCTGTCATACCAATCACATCCACCCTCAGGCACACATGATGACCGAAACTGGCCCCGTTCTGTCAACGCCCGCAGAACACATTCTCGAAGAACCAACTCCTCTTGTTGTGCAGTCCAGTGAAGAACGACTGTCGGAAGAACAACTCTACGTGCAATATGAAATCAAGCGAACGATCGACGAAATTAGGGCTGGACAATGGAGGCGCATTGCTTTGCAGTTTCCCGATGACATGCTCGTCGATGCACCGAGAGTATATGAACGATTGCGAGATGGTTTGAAGCAGGCCAGATCAGATCCGCAGCCAAGTGTCGAAGTCGTGTCCGAGAAACTGGAAGGTGCCAGCCTGGACGAGCAGGTGCAAACAACTCCCGCACAAGATGTTGAAGAAAAACTCTGCATTCTCGGTGACACATCGTACGGTGCTTGTTGCGTCGACGAAGTTGCTGCCGAGCACATGGACGCTGAAGTCGTCGTGCACTACGGACGATCATGTCTGTCGCCAACGGCGCGCCTGCCTGTGATTTATGTCTTCACTGCCAAGGCTCTGGATGTCAATGCTGTTGCGGCAAGCTTCAAGCAGACTTACCAAGCGAAGGATGAGAAGGTCTGCCTCATGGCAGACATTCCATATTCACATCATCTCGATCAGTTGCACAGCAGGCTTATCGAGGAAGGGTATACGAATGTGTTCAAGACCGAAGTCCTCCACAACCCTGCGTCACTCATACCGAACAGAACCACACCCAAAGGGATCACGGAAAGTCCAAATGCTCTCAAAGAGTATTCGATCTTTCACATTTCTGAACCACCCACTTCACTTCTACTGATCCTTTCATCACGCATCAGATCGATGCACATCTTCCCCACGGACTCAAATGTCAGCACCtcaacaaccacaatcgAAGCCTCGACATCACAACTCCTCCGACGCCGCTACGCACTCATCACACGTCTTGCAAGCGTACCGATTTTCggcatcctcatcaacacaTTGAGCGTATCGAACTACCTCGTCGCTCTACAGCACTGCCAGGACCTCATCCGGAAAGCAGGCAAAAAGTCCTACGTCTTCGTCGTTGGCAAGGTGAATGCTGCCAAGGTGGCGAACTTTAGCGAAATTGGGGGCTGGGTGGTAATAGGTTGCTGGGAGAGCTCATTGATCGAAAGCAAAGAGTTCTACAGACCCATCATCACTCCTTTCGAGCTCGAGGTTGCCTTGCAGAGTGATGCTACGAGGCAGTGGGGCGGAGAGTGGATTGGAGATTTCAGCCAGTTGCTgggcaaggagaagaaggttgTAGAAAATGGCGACGCTGCGAACAATGGCCAGGAACCGGATCAAGAAGCAAGCGGTAACTGGGACGATCAGTCTTCGGACGATGAGCCACCTGAGTTCGACCTCCGGACAGGGCAATATGTATCGCACAGTAGACCCCTGGGACGACCACGAGCGCTTGCAAGCGAGACTACATCGAACACCACCGAGGGCCTCGCTGCGCCTCCCAGCTCCGCCCTGGTCCAACGAGCAAAAGGCGATGTTGCAACCATCAACGGACAAGTctcaccagcagcagaattCCTCCGCTCTCAACGAACATGGACAGGACTGGGAAGTGATTTCGAAATTGCATATGAGCGTGACGAGGATGGCAAAATCATCGGTGCCGCAATGGAAGAAGGCAGAAGCGGCGTAGCAAAGGGCTACTCAGTGGGCAACGACACTACAAAAGGTTGAGACAAGTGAAGTTCATATATTTCACTACATAAAACTCCACATCTTCATCGAACTCGAAATCCCACACCCTCCCATCTCCTCCTCATATCGCAGTCCTTCTACGAAGTAAGCTGCACCTCACCAGCCATGATCACAGGCTCTTTATCGCTGAAATTTGGAATATCTGCCATGACGTCCTTGGCTTCTGGGCTGCCGCCCGCCTTTTGGAAATCGCTCAATGAGTCCCATTCGAGTGTGGCTTGCACGCAGTAGGGCGAGTCGTTGGAGAACTGGATGACTTTCCAGGATTTCAAGCCGTGTTTACCCCACTTCTCTTGGACGAGCGGCATGTGGGTGGATTTGTAGTAGTCCATGTTGAATTTGGCGCCTTGTGGGTAGACGACGGTGACGGTTGCCGGGGCCATTGTGGTGGTTGTGTTGTGAGCTGTGGAGGAAGAAAGATGTCAGCTTTGAGGAGGGTCGCGAGAGCTGGTGGCGGAGATGTCTTACTGTGTGATTGAATGCCTAGTAGTTGTGTTATAGTGTCTTCGTTATCAGTTCGTCAAAGTAAAAGTTCAAGCAGAAGTTCCCATTAAATACCATTTCCCATCATCCAGCACAGCCCCGCTCCTGATATACTCTGACAGCAAGTGGGGTATGCTTTCAGGGATACTTCCTCTGACCTCGACCACGAACGGCTACGGAGTCCCCTACGGCCGAGCTGAGCTTGTGAGGAGCTGGGCAGCTACTGCTACTGCTGATGAGCGGAAGCTGGATTGAAGCTACTACGACGCGGAGGTCTCGACTCGACGACAGCCGAGCTCCCATTCTGTCATCCTGCAGCCTGGCTGCTCCCTTGGTTTCTGGCGATTTCAGGGTCTGGCGGGAGGGAGCTTGACAGGAGCTAGAGATGTTGAAGCTGGCGTCCGAGAAAGGTGCGAATAGCTCGCTGCCATTGTCGTCATATTCGGGTGTGCCTGTACTGGGATGCCGATGGAGTGAGTGCTTGTTTCGTTTGAAGGTGCTCCATGAGGCCGAATGAGCTACAGCAGCAACATAACGAGATCCTCTGCAGATCCATGAGCAATACTGAAACATATTATGGTGCAAGTGAATGATGTGCACTCGCAAAGGAAACAGgcaggcgaagctcgaaCATTCGAAACATGACAGCCGCCGCTGCTTCAACAGCGGGCACTTTCCGCACATCCCACATGCCACTTTGAGAACAAACATCCAGCACAACACGCAAAAAATGGCAGACGACCGACCAGCATCTCCCACGCCCGAAGAGCGCGAAAAGCTCGACAAAGAAGCCATAGcaaaagaagatgaagaacagAGCAAGCTGCCGTACAAATGGACCCAGACCATTCAAGATCTGGACCTCACGGCGCCCATTCCCGCCAACATGAAAGGCAAAGATCTTGACGTGAAGATCACGAAGACGACAATCAAAGCCGGCATCAAAGGCCAAGAGCCCATCATTGAGGTATACCATCCTTCACACCACACACCCTTGTCCCTCACGTCCTAACACCACAACTCACAGGGCACCCTCCCCCACCCCATCCAAGCCGACGATTCGACCTGGACGCTCGAAACCGTACCCTCCGGCAAAGAACTCAGCATCCACCTCGACAAAGTCAACAAAATGGAATGGTGGGCCCACGTCGTGACCTCCGCACCCAAAATCGACACCTCGAAAATCTCGCCCGATAATTCGAAATTAAGTGATTTGGATGGAGAAACGAGAAGTATGGTGGAGAAAATGATGTATGATCAACGGCAGAAAGAGATGGGGAAGCCGACgagtgatgaggagaagaagatggagatgTTGAGGAAatttcagcagcagcatccggAGATGGATTTTAGTAATGCGAAGATTTCGTGAGGTTGGGGAATGGGGAGGGTGGAAAAGATGCATACGGGAGGGGATGGGAGAAAGAGTATGGAAGAATGTGGACAGCGGCACGAAGAGAATTTGGGCAGTGAGAGGAGCAATAGGGCATGGGACGTGTGCAATCAGGGTTGGTTGTGCAAGTTACAATTATGCTCAGAATCGAGCGGACATTATAGTCATGCGCGCTGGGATGGACTCTGCGTTCGTCTTTCGCATTCCTTGTCTAGCTGCTAGAAAGACCCTCGGGGAAACAGATCATGTAGATTGTCTACGAGAGCTTGCCAATCAACCCCACTGCATAGAGACGTTTTCAAGAGACACCCGTAGAAAGGTGTGCTCGAGGTCATCCTGATACCCACAAGTGAATTTAGTACTACGAAAAGCATTTGTAGCAATTATTGAGCAACCGGAAATTCGGAAGAGACCCGACCAGTCGATGTTGACAGCATTGTGGAAGCCTGCAATGCTGAATATCTAATCCACCTTGACTCATCGATGTTCTTGTGAGCTCTAGCAAAATTCGTACAGGACGTTACGATAAGGATGACATATGGATAATGTTGGAGTCGTGCCGAACGAGGGCTGTAAAAATTGACGGACTGCAGGGTCTGGTCTTTAGAGAATTATACACTGGAACGAACGCGTAATCCGTGCCCTGTGATAGATGCGTAGGAGAAGATCTTGTATGGAGTCAGCTCGTCAATAGGCGGAGGGAGTCCTTTGGGAGAAGTCAATAGATCAGTAGCACTGCGCGTTACTTGCAGAATCCATAATCGCTGATGACACTCTCAACGCAGGTGTGGTAGGGTCTGCGTCTAGTGATGCACACTCTTCGGAACGCCGAAGACTTCTGCCCTGTTCATACTCTGCCATGGTTGCCCTACTCATGTGAGGAGTTCGTTGCATTGATATGCGATGTCGGCGGGCTACTGGACATGGATAGTCGAAGTTCGGCATGGAAGTGTTGTTAGCATCCTGGTTGCGAGAGCTTGTCGCGTGTCTGCTTTCTCTTTTGAGAGCGGAATCCTCAGGCTCTTCGCAGTTTCGATCGTGACAATGTGAATTTTGACCAAGAGCAGAATCGTGACCGCATTTCATACATGCAGCCATCGCGATAAGGTGAGCTGGGAAACAGATCGATGACTTCAAAATGCGGTGGGGGCGTGCGCTGTAGCTCAACGGAGAGATGGCAACCGCGTTCAATGTCTGGTATGCAGGCCAGATGTGGCGCTGGAGGTGTGGTTGCAGGACCTCCAAAAGGTTGCGTGAAGTCTGGAACTGGAGCGGTGGAATTGGTCCATCACAGTCCTCCGGGCATTCGGCACTGTTCGACGTGCGATCCTTGCTCATCAACGCAATGGATGGCGTGCATCCTGGTCCTTGGAAGAATTGATCATGATGTTGCTGATTCAGCCTGTACAATATTGCTCACAGCGGCGTATGAGAGCGTAGTAGGTGACTGTGGCAAGCTGCaggtgaagatgaagatccaAAGTGTATCATGGCATACGGGCCAAGTTGACCAACCACCTGGTCGCCAGCAGTCGCGCACGTTCTTAGGGATCGTCTGCTAAGCCGCCAGACAAGGGCGCCGGGGTAGCTCTCTTCTGTACGGTACGCGAGACGAGTGTCAAGAGTCTTGGGTCGTCAACGTCGCACAAAGGCAGCTCGCATGCGCCATTTTGCAGTGTAGGTCAACCTCACACTGCCACGCTGGGCACCTCTCCTCTGAACAGCACAAGACCGCCGGACGTTGTTGCCAACGCTGCAGCAGATTTTCTGCCATTGACTTTTGGGACTGAGCTTGAGCCGGGTCCTCACAACTGCATCATTCATCCGTAGCCGGCGCCACGGACGCCCGTGGGAGATCCACCGCAGCGCAGCACCTCGACGCCAGACCTTTTGTTTGAAGCTCTCTGTCCGCTGCCTGAGACGCACTTTCCAGGCCAGAAGCACACCAGACACCGCTTCTCCAGCAGTTCGCTGCCCCCGTCATCCCAGTCGCCGCGTCGTGTCCTGCTCCAATTGGCCGTGTGCACCACGCCGACCACGCTACATGTCGAGCAGAGCCGCTTCAGCACCACGACACCACTCGGCCAGTCGATAT from Cercospora beticola chromosome 1, complete sequence encodes:
- a CDS encoding uncharacterized protein (BUSCO:EOG09262SI7), translating into MMTETGPVLSTPAEHILEEPTPLVVQSSEERLSEEQLYVQYEIKRTIDEIRAGQWRRIALQFPDDMLVDAPRVYERLRDGLKQARSDPQPSVEVVSEKLEGASLDEQVQTTPAQDVEEKLCILGDTSYGACCVDEVAAEHMDAEVVVHYGRSCLSPTARLPVIYVFTAKALDVNAVAASFKQTYQAKDEKVCLMADIPYSHHLDQLHSRLIEEGYTNVFKTEVLHNPASLIPNRTTPKGITESPNALKEYSIFHISEPPTSLLLILSSRIRSMHIFPTDSNVSTSTTTIEASTSQLLRRRYALITRLASVPIFGILINTLSVSNYLVALQHCQDLIRKAGKKSYVFVVGKVNAAKVANFSEIGGWVVIGCWESSLIESKEFYRPIITPFELEVALQSDATRQWGGEWIGDFSQLLGKEKKVVENGDAANNGQEPDQEASGNWDDQSSDDEPPEFDLRTGQYVSHSRPLGRPRALASETTSNTTEGLAAPPSSALVQRAKGDVATINGQVSPAAEFLRSQRTWTGLGSDFEIAYERDEDGKIIGAAMEEGRSGVAKGYSVGNDTTKG